Within Trichoderma atroviride chromosome 2, complete sequence, the genomic segment AAGCGTGCGGTTGAGGCTGGCTTTGATGTCATTGAGATCCACGGTGCTCACGGATACCTCGTCAACGAGTTCCTGTCGCCTCTGAGCAACGTAAGTTGTCACTTATCGATGGTGATTATTGAAAGAAATCACAGTGACTAACACGCATATAGACACGAACTGACGAGTACGGCGGAAGCTTTGAGAACCGCACCCGCTTCGTCCGCGAAGTCACCGAGGCCGTCCGCGCCGTCATCCCCGAGACCATGCCCCTCTGGCTCCGCGTCTCCGGCACCGAGTGGATGGAGTGGGCCGGCCAGCCCTCGTGGACCGTGGAGGAAACCATCAAGCTCGCCAAGCTGATCCCCTCATGGGGCATCGACGTCCTGGATGttagcagcggcggcaacagCTACGGGCAGCAGTTCCCCGACTCCAAGTCCTTCCAGATCGACATTGGACGCACCGTGCGCAAGGCCCTCCGCGCCGAGGGCATCGACCTGACCATTGCATCCGTTGGCTTCATCACCGACTCCAAGATTGCCCACGACGTTGTCCAAGAGGGCCCCGAGGCTGCGGCCGACCTGGCCCTGGTGGCGAGACAGTTCCTGCGAGAGCCTGAGTGGGTGCTGAGAGTGGCTCACGAGCTCAAGGTGGCTGTCAAGTGGACGAACCAGTACTCAAGAGCTGGACCGCGAACGGACTTTAGCAAGAAGTTTTAAAGGCTTTTGG encodes:
- a CDS encoding uncharacterized protein (EggNog:ENOG41), encoding MRSVELHNRIVVSPMCQYSADNGHLTDYHLVHLGQLALHGPGLIFVEATAVEPRGRISPQDSGLWQDSQIAPLRRVTDFIHSQGVKAAIQIAHAGRKASTLAPWIGGTANKAVADESVGGWPNDVVGPSAIPFHEDHAHPKELTIQEIKGLVQKFAETAKRAVEAGFDVIEIHGAHGYLVNEFLSPLSNTRTDEYGGSFENRTRFVREVTEAVRAVIPETMPLWLRVSGTEWMEWAGQPSWTVEETIKLAKLIPSWGIDVLDVSSGGNSYGQQFPDSKSFQIDIGRTVRKALRAEGIDLTIASVGFITDSKIAHDVVQEGPEAAADLALVARQFLREPEWVLRVAHELKVAVKWTNQYSRAGPRTDFSKKF